The following proteins are co-located in the Fimbriiglobus ruber genome:
- a CDS encoding Shedu anti-phage system protein SduA domain-containing protein, whose product MAQQFTAVKLNPKQCRIETDEFGDLLRTKAELSEKYDIQPFFKSRVQVSAFVGSFMLNIGPATHICFEYNFFGDYAADLVLGDKAHRRFCVVEFEDGRLQSIFRPSPSGNSRVWSPRFEHGFSQIIDWYTMLDDLKKTERFKRDFGDGHIRFSAMLIIGRDTGITDPHDQFRLDWRADKVSVDSNNVICVTFDELYRHMDRHLRLNTGY is encoded by the coding sequence TTGGCTCAACAATTCACTGCCGTCAAGCTCAACCCCAAGCAGTGTCGCATCGAGACCGACGAGTTCGGGGATTTGCTTCGCACGAAAGCGGAATTGTCGGAGAAGTACGACATCCAACCGTTTTTCAAGAGTCGGGTGCAGGTTTCCGCCTTTGTCGGTTCATTCATGCTGAACATCGGCCCGGCGACCCACATCTGCTTCGAGTACAACTTCTTCGGCGATTATGCCGCTGACCTTGTGCTCGGCGATAAGGCTCACCGTCGATTCTGTGTGGTCGAGTTCGAGGACGGGAGATTGCAGAGCATCTTCAGACCCTCTCCGTCAGGAAATAGTCGGGTCTGGAGCCCCCGGTTCGAACACGGCTTCTCGCAGATCATCGACTGGTACACGATGCTCGACGATCTAAAAAAGACTGAGCGGTTTAAAAGAGATTTCGGTGACGGGCACATCCGGTTTTCCGCGATGCTGATCATCGGCCGCGATACCGGGATCACGGACCCACACGACCAGTTTCGGCTCGATTGGAGGGCCGACAAAGTGAGTGTCGATAGCAACAACGTGATCTGCGTGACATTCGACGAACTCTATCGACACATGGACCGGCACCTGCGGTTGAACACGGGTTACTAA
- a CDS encoding DUF1501 domain-containing protein, whose product MIRLDAKRPATFCDGATRRDFLHAGALAPLGLTLPKFLAAQAAAKDSGPSSGGKDGDVNCILLMLVGGPSQLDTFDPKPNAPAEIRGPFKPAATAVPGIQISELFPRTAALARHFSVVRSLYHTATAVHDTGYQMMQSGRLFAGGIEYPHMGCVLGYLKGGRGELPAHVLLPKPIGRTGGNLPHGESAGYLGKRFDPLILNADPSAPNFKVPDLLPPDYITGVRADRRQKLRAAVDGGVAAFDTSPAAKQMDDTFQLAYKLMSSPKAREAFDLQKESSEVRDRYGRTRFGQSCLMARRLIEAGVRFVTVNMFETVFDELTWDIHGSKPFTDINEMAKQIVPNFDRAYSALLEDLSARGLLSNTVVVATGEFGRTPKINPAGGRDHHPGVWSMLIGGGPIQGGRVVGESDELAYAPKSRPVTPGEIAATIYRALGLDPHKELPGPQNRPIPLADFGVKPIAELF is encoded by the coding sequence ATGATTCGTCTCGACGCCAAGCGCCCCGCGACGTTTTGCGACGGCGCGACTCGCCGCGATTTCCTCCACGCCGGCGCGCTCGCGCCGCTGGGCCTCACCCTCCCGAAATTCCTTGCCGCACAAGCGGCAGCGAAAGATAGCGGCCCGAGTAGTGGCGGCAAAGATGGCGACGTAAATTGCATCCTGCTGATGCTCGTGGGCGGACCGAGCCAGCTCGACACGTTCGACCCGAAGCCGAACGCGCCCGCCGAGATTCGCGGGCCGTTCAAACCGGCCGCCACCGCGGTGCCGGGCATTCAAATCAGCGAACTCTTTCCCCGCACCGCAGCGCTCGCCCGCCACTTTTCCGTCGTCCGCTCGCTCTACCACACCGCGACCGCGGTCCACGACACCGGCTATCAGATGATGCAATCGGGCCGCCTGTTCGCCGGCGGCATCGAGTACCCGCACATGGGCTGCGTACTCGGGTATTTGAAGGGTGGCCGCGGCGAACTCCCGGCTCACGTCCTGCTCCCCAAGCCGATCGGCCGAACCGGCGGGAACCTCCCGCACGGCGAATCCGCGGGCTACCTCGGCAAGCGGTTCGACCCGCTCATCCTCAACGCCGACCCGTCCGCCCCGAACTTCAAAGTCCCCGACCTGTTGCCGCCCGACTACATCACCGGCGTTCGCGCCGACCGCCGGCAGAAACTCCGGGCGGCAGTAGACGGCGGCGTGGCCGCCTTCGACACCAGCCCGGCCGCGAAGCAGATGGACGACACGTTTCAACTCGCTTACAAGCTCATGTCGTCGCCGAAGGCCCGGGAGGCGTTCGACCTTCAAAAAGAGTCTTCCGAGGTCCGCGACCGGTACGGCCGCACCCGTTTCGGGCAAAGCTGCCTGATGGCCCGGCGGTTGATCGAAGCCGGGGTGCGGTTCGTCACGGTGAATATGTTTGAAACGGTGTTCGACGAGCTAACGTGGGACATCCACGGGTCGAAACCGTTTACCGATATCAACGAGATGGCTAAGCAAATCGTGCCGAATTTCGACCGCGCGTACAGTGCCTTGCTCGAAGACCTGTCGGCGCGGGGGCTGCTCTCGAACACGGTCGTCGTCGCCACCGGCGAGTTCGGGCGGACGCCCAAGATCAACCCGGCTGGCGGGCGCGACCACCACCCCGGCGTCTGGTCGATGCTGATCGGCGGCGGGCCGATTCAGGGCGGCCGGGTGGTCGGCGAATCGGACGAACTGGCGTACGCCCCCAAGAGCCGGCCGGTCACACCGGGCGAGATCGCGGCCACCATCTACCGCGCGCTCGGGCTCGACCCGCACAAGGAACTCCCCGGCCCGCAGAACCGCCCGATCCCCCTGGCCGATTTCGGCGTCAAGCCGATCGCCGAGCTGTTCTGA
- the cysD gene encoding sulfate adenylyltransferase subunit CysD, with protein MSSSSYNLTHLKALEAESIHIIREVAAEFERPVMLYSIGKDSAVMLRLAQKAFYPGRLPFPLLHVDTTWKFREMIEFRDRYCREQGLDLKIWINPEGKAQGINPFDHGSKKHTDIMKTAALKQALNHYQFDAAFGGARRDEEKSRAKERVYSFRDRLHQWDPKNQRPELWNLYNGKVNKGESIRAFPLSNWTELDVWQYIYLDNIPIVPLYFADVRPVVERDGTLIMVDDERMQARLRPGEEPMMKRVRFRTLGDYPLTGAIESDATTLPEIIEEMLVARNSERQGRVIDHDEAGSMEQKKREGYF; from the coding sequence ATGAGCAGCAGCAGTTACAATTTAACCCACCTGAAAGCACTCGAGGCCGAGAGCATCCACATCATCCGCGAGGTCGCGGCCGAGTTCGAGCGGCCGGTGATGCTCTACTCGATCGGGAAGGACTCCGCCGTTATGCTGCGCCTTGCGCAGAAGGCGTTCTACCCAGGCCGGCTCCCCTTTCCGCTTTTGCACGTCGACACGACCTGGAAGTTCCGGGAGATGATCGAGTTCCGCGATCGGTACTGTCGCGAACAGGGGCTCGACCTGAAGATCTGGATCAACCCGGAGGGGAAGGCCCAGGGCATCAACCCGTTCGACCACGGCTCGAAGAAGCACACCGACATCATGAAGACGGCGGCGCTCAAGCAGGCGCTAAACCACTACCAGTTCGACGCGGCGTTCGGGGGCGCCCGCCGCGACGAGGAGAAGAGCCGGGCGAAGGAGCGGGTCTACAGCTTCCGCGACCGCCTGCACCAGTGGGATCCGAAGAACCAGCGGCCGGAACTCTGGAACCTGTACAACGGCAAGGTGAACAAGGGCGAGAGCATCCGCGCCTTTCCGTTGAGTAACTGGACCGAACTGGACGTCTGGCAGTACATCTACCTGGATAACATCCCGATCGTGCCGCTCTACTTCGCCGACGTCCGCCCGGTCGTCGAGCGCGACGGCACGCTCATCATGGTGGACGACGAGCGGATGCAGGCGCGGCTGCGGCCCGGCGAGGAGCCGATGATGAAGCGGGTGCGGTTCCGCACGCTGGGCGACTACCCGCTCACGGGGGCAATCGAGAGCGACGCGACGACGCTACCGGAGATCATCGAAGAGATGCTGGTGGCGAGGAACTCCGAGCGGCAGGGCCGGGTAATCGACCACGACGAGGCGGGGTCGATGGAGCAGAAGAAACGAGAAGGGTATTTCTGA
- a CDS encoding HEPN domain-containing protein, protein MLRDAEELNDAYTQLQGVPAMQHFATAALSRAVVVMCISAWETYIEELVRESLQAIHTPLPHPGLVQALNELLRADLDRFNTPSAGNVPSLLRQTIGLADIRRSWYWPGMTIGQAGSDFGQALNLRHRIAHGVHPRPFVHNHYTSQLPDFFRRLGRRTDAAVRNRLVNHHAIAAPWSP, encoded by the coding sequence TTGCTGCGAGACGCCGAGGAGTTGAATGACGCATACACTCAGCTTCAAGGCGTCCCTGCGATGCAGCACTTCGCCACCGCGGCGCTCAGTCGGGCTGTTGTCGTCATGTGTATATCTGCATGGGAAACGTACATTGAGGAGCTTGTTCGTGAATCGCTGCAAGCGATCCATACCCCTTTGCCGCATCCCGGACTCGTCCAAGCTCTGAACGAATTGCTTCGAGCTGATCTGGATAGATTCAACACGCCGAGTGCTGGGAATGTGCCGTCACTTCTTCGCCAAACTATCGGGTTGGCAGACATCAGGCGATCTTGGTACTGGCCTGGGATGACGATAGGCCAGGCAGGTTCGGATTTCGGACAGGCATTGAACCTCCGTCATCGGATCGCCCACGGGGTTCATCCGCGGCCTTTCGTCCACAATCACTACACAAGTCAATTGCCAGATTTCTTTCGCCGGTTAGGGCGAAGGACCGACGCCGCAGTGCGTAATCGTCTGGTTAACCATCACGCGATTGCTGCTCCTTGGTCGCCCTGA
- a CDS encoding IS1380 family transposase has product MNTIFRRWFRKHKTRLERRLQKRTGGSPARPVLSDHTLHYEVADQTRAIPCGGIGLVHQLVGRIGLVGDMDDAVHVLKTHLPYHESDHVLTLAYNALCGGTCRQDIDRLRNDAAVLDALGATRIPDPTTAGDFGRRFHDKDARSRLDAFDRTRRRVWAEQPDAFFDLAVVDADGTIVETAGRSKQGPDITYDGRWGDHPLVLTLANTGEVLSLVNRPGNRPSHEGAAGERTRAATQCLEAGFRKVLFRGDTDFSQTACLDGWNAIAGLRFVFGYDAKPNLVARAEELPAAAWQRLTRPARYAAATATRQKPADVGTGIVRDREYETLRLQSEDVAEFAYPPTACAREYRMVVVRKTIARTKGQRALFDETRYFFDLTNEREWTPAEIVFSANDRCHQENLIAPLKGGVRALSAPTDTLASNWVCMVMTALAWSLKAWWALMLPDTTGRWQDRHRDEKRQVLGWEFRTFVTAFVSLPCQVVTSGRRRILRVLSWNPHPAIFFRLVDRLRQ; this is encoded by the coding sequence GTGAACACCATTTTCCGGCGTTGGTTCCGCAAACACAAGACGCGTCTCGAACGCCGTCTCCAGAAACGGACCGGGGGATCGCCCGCCCGACCCGTTCTCTCGGACCACACCCTTCACTACGAGGTCGCCGATCAGACGCGCGCCATTCCCTGCGGGGGCATCGGCCTCGTCCACCAACTCGTCGGCCGGATCGGCCTCGTGGGGGACATGGATGACGCCGTCCACGTCCTCAAGACTCACCTCCCGTACCACGAATCCGACCATGTCCTGACCCTCGCGTACAACGCCCTGTGCGGCGGGACGTGCCGGCAGGACATCGACCGCCTTCGCAACGACGCGGCCGTCCTCGATGCCCTCGGGGCCACCCGCATCCCGGATCCGACGACCGCCGGCGACTTCGGCCGACGATTCCACGACAAGGATGCCCGCTCTCGACTCGACGCCTTCGACCGCACCCGCCGCCGCGTCTGGGCCGAGCAACCCGACGCCTTCTTCGACCTCGCCGTCGTCGACGCCGATGGGACGATCGTGGAAACCGCCGGGCGGTCCAAACAGGGCCCGGACATCACGTACGACGGGCGGTGGGGAGACCACCCGCTGGTCCTCACCCTGGCCAACACCGGGGAGGTTCTGAGCCTCGTCAACCGGCCCGGGAACCGCCCGTCGCACGAGGGCGCGGCCGGCGAACGGACCCGGGCGGCTACGCAGTGCCTGGAGGCCGGGTTCCGGAAAGTTCTGTTCCGCGGGGACACCGACTTCTCCCAGACCGCGTGCCTCGACGGGTGGAACGCGATCGCCGGCCTACGGTTCGTATTTGGGTACGACGCCAAACCGAATCTGGTGGCCCGGGCCGAGGAATTGCCGGCGGCCGCGTGGCAGCGGTTGACCCGTCCGGCCCGGTACGCGGCCGCCACCGCGACCCGGCAGAAGCCGGCCGATGTCGGGACGGGGATCGTCCGGGACCGGGAGTACGAGACCTTACGGCTGCAATCCGAGGACGTGGCCGAGTTCGCGTACCCCCCGACCGCGTGCGCCCGGGAGTACCGGATGGTGGTCGTCCGCAAGACCATCGCGCGGACGAAAGGGCAGCGGGCGTTGTTCGACGAGACGAGGTACTTCTTTGACCTCACGAATGAGCGCGAGTGGACGCCCGCGGAGATTGTCTTCTCGGCCAACGACCGATGCCATCAGGAGAACCTGATCGCCCCGTTGAAGGGTGGGGTGCGGGCTCTGTCGGCCCCGACGGACACGCTGGCGAGTAACTGGGTGTGTATGGTCATGACGGCCCTGGCGTGGTCCCTGAAAGCGTGGTGGGCGTTGATGCTGCCGGACACGACGGGCCGGTGGCAGGATCGGCACCGGGACGAGAAGCGGCAGGTGCTCGGGTGGGAGTTCCGGACGTTCGTGACCGCGTTCGTGTCGTTGCCGTGCCAGGTCGTGACCTCCGGGCGGCGGCGGATCTTGCGGGTCCTGAGTTGGAATCCGCACCCGGCGATCTTCTTCCGGTTGGTCGATCGGTTGCGGCAGTGA
- the cysN gene encoding sulfate adenylyltransferase subunit CysN, translating to MQAVDLSREDIHTYLARHQKKELLRFLTCGSVDDGKSTLIGRLLHDTKTIYEDQLAAVKRDSAKVGTTGAGEIDLALLTDGLKAEREQGITIDVAYRYFSTDRRKFIIADTPGHEQYTRNMATGASTCQLAIILIDARPGHGVMTQTRRHSFIVSLLGIRHVVVAINKMDHKDVGFSREVFERIKADYTGFVAKLDLGDITFIPMSALKGDNVASKSDKMPWYSGPSLLDHLETVHIASDRNLTDLRFPVQYVIRPNLDFRGFAGTVASGTVRKGDEVMVLPSGKRSRVKSIVTYDGELDEAFAPQAVTVTLTDEVDVSRGDMLVRPDNPPHVGSQIEAMVVWMAEQPLVPGRAYTLKQTTRQVAAEVASFRYGVDVNTLEHRAIARLGLNEVGHVQLSLTQALAFDPYRTNAATGAFILIDRLTNTTVGAGMILEVGSGRAQGDVWATEPATVRLKLRESEVAPAEREQRYGQVPVTVLLVGLTGSGKSRIAYALERRLWDEGRAVTVLYGQNMRQGLNRDLGFTADDRSENLRRSAEVAKLLNDAGVITVAAFVAPHDAVREKAKQLIGRDRVLEVYCTAPMEVLRARDQSGAYRLADEGKIAQMPGVTAAFEEPKAPDLVLQTDQIGVDECVRRIIELMKSRGYLR from the coding sequence ATGCAAGCCGTTGACCTGAGCAGGGAAGACATTCACACGTACCTCGCCCGCCACCAGAAGAAGGAACTGTTGCGGTTCCTCACCTGCGGCAGCGTCGACGACGGCAAGAGTACGCTCATCGGCCGGTTGTTACACGACACCAAGACGATCTACGAGGACCAACTCGCCGCGGTGAAACGTGACAGCGCGAAGGTCGGGACCACCGGCGCGGGCGAGATCGACCTGGCGTTGCTCACCGACGGCCTAAAGGCCGAGCGCGAGCAGGGCATCACCATCGACGTGGCGTACCGCTACTTCTCGACCGACCGCCGCAAGTTCATCATCGCCGACACGCCCGGCCACGAGCAGTACACCCGCAACATGGCCACCGGCGCCTCGACGTGCCAGCTGGCCATCATCCTCATCGACGCCCGTCCCGGTCACGGCGTAATGACCCAGACCCGCCGGCACTCGTTCATCGTGTCGCTCCTGGGCATTCGACACGTCGTCGTCGCCATCAACAAGATGGACCATAAAGACGTCGGCTTCTCTCGCGAGGTCTTCGAGCGGATCAAGGCCGACTACACCGGCTTCGTCGCCAAACTCGACCTGGGCGACATCACCTTCATCCCGATGTCGGCGCTGAAGGGCGACAACGTCGCGTCCAAGAGCGACAAGATGCCGTGGTACTCCGGCCCGTCGCTGCTGGACCACCTGGAAACGGTCCACATCGCCAGCGACCGGAACCTGACCGACCTGCGGTTCCCGGTCCAGTACGTCATTCGCCCCAACCTCGACTTCCGCGGTTTCGCCGGCACGGTGGCATCCGGCACCGTCCGCAAGGGCGACGAGGTGATGGTGCTGCCGTCGGGCAAGCGCAGCCGGGTGAAGTCGATCGTGACCTACGACGGCGAACTGGACGAGGCGTTCGCGCCCCAGGCGGTGACGGTCACACTGACAGACGAGGTGGACGTCAGCCGCGGCGACATGCTGGTGCGGCCGGACAACCCGCCGCATGTCGGCAGCCAGATCGAGGCGATGGTGGTGTGGATGGCCGAACAGCCGCTCGTGCCCGGCCGGGCGTACACGCTGAAGCAGACCACGCGGCAGGTGGCGGCGGAGGTCGCGTCGTTCCGCTATGGCGTTGATGTCAACACGCTGGAGCACCGGGCCATCGCACGGTTGGGGTTGAACGAAGTCGGGCACGTCCAGCTCAGCCTGACTCAGGCGCTGGCGTTCGACCCGTACCGGACCAACGCCGCGACCGGGGCGTTCATCCTCATCGACCGACTGACGAACACCACGGTCGGGGCGGGGATGATCCTGGAAGTGGGCAGCGGCCGGGCGCAGGGGGACGTGTGGGCCACGGAGCCGGCAACAGTGCGCCTCAAGCTGCGCGAGAGCGAGGTCGCGCCGGCCGAGCGGGAACAGCGCTACGGTCAGGTGCCGGTGACGGTGCTGCTGGTAGGGCTGACCGGCAGTGGCAAGAGCCGGATCGCATACGCCCTGGAGCGCCGCCTGTGGGACGAAGGCCGGGCGGTGACGGTGTTGTACGGCCAGAACATGCGACAGGGGCTGAACCGCGATCTGGGGTTCACCGCCGACGACCGCTCGGAGAACCTGCGGCGGTCGGCCGAGGTGGCGAAATTGCTGAACGACGCGGGGGTGATCACCGTCGCAGCGTTCGTAGCGCCGCACGACGCGGTGCGCGAGAAGGCCAAGCAGCTGATCGGCCGGGACCGCGTACTAGAGGTGTACTGCACGGCGCCGATGGAGGTGCTGCGGGCGCGCGACCAAAGCGGCGCGTACCGGCTGGCCGACGAGGGCAAGATCGCGCAGATGCCGGGCGTGACGGCGGCGTTCGAGGAGCCGAAAGCGCCCGACCTCGTGCTGCAGACCGACCAGATCGGCGTCGACGAATGCGTCAGGCGTATCATTGAGCTGATGAAATCGAGGGGCTATCTGCGCTAG
- a CDS encoding Uma2 family endonuclease, whose amino-acid sequence MSPTELEMPLDWIPGLPRAEDLPYEDGEPMDTFWHLRAMNLLIECIEQHFQGRKDFFVGGNMFMYFSPKMVFNRDFRGPDFFYVNGAAHDKSRPSWVVWEEEGKFPNVIVELTSPTTKKVDLTTKKTLYAQTFRTPEYYCYDPDGSQLVGWRLYDGNYEPIEPEGGRLWSSELELYLGPWESEFQTRTEVWLRFFDASGNVILTFDEAAKQRIEVEKQRVKVEKQRTDVEKQRADVEKQRADSADAELARLRAEIEAIRRQPPTQ is encoded by the coding sequence ATGTCGCCGACCGAACTGGAAATGCCCCTCGATTGGATTCCCGGGCTGCCGCGGGCTGAGGATCTCCCCTACGAAGACGGAGAGCCGATGGATACGTTTTGGCACCTGCGTGCCATGAATTTGCTGATCGAATGTATCGAGCAACATTTTCAGGGGCGGAAGGACTTCTTCGTCGGCGGCAACATGTTCATGTATTTCAGTCCGAAAATGGTCTTCAACCGAGATTTCCGGGGGCCCGATTTCTTCTACGTAAACGGCGCGGCGCACGACAAATCGCGACCGAGTTGGGTCGTCTGGGAAGAAGAGGGCAAGTTCCCCAACGTCATTGTTGAATTGACCTCTCCGACAACCAAGAAGGTCGATCTCACGACAAAAAAAACACTCTACGCCCAGACGTTCCGAACCCCGGAATACTATTGCTACGACCCAGACGGTTCTCAACTGGTCGGCTGGCGGCTGTACGACGGAAATTACGAACCGATCGAGCCAGAAGGAGGGCGCTTGTGGAGTTCGGAACTGGAACTGTATCTCGGACCCTGGGAAAGTGAATTTCAAACGCGAACAGAAGTCTGGCTGCGGTTTTTTGACGCATCCGGTAACGTGATTCTCACGTTTGACGAGGCCGCGAAACAACGAATCGAAGTCGAGAAACAGCGGGTCAAAGTCGAGAAACAGCGAACCGATGTCGAGAAGCAACGGGCCGATGTCGAGAAGCAGAGGGCCGATTCGGCCGACGCCGAACTCGCCCGTCTCCGGGCCGAGATCGAGGCGATACGAAGGCAACCGCCAACACAATAG
- a CDS encoding DUF1553 domain-containing protein — MPRSTLPTFAVVFLLTLPVAAADLRIAPAEVPLVGPRAAQQLVVFEEVEGRATADKTPAAKFTSSHPAVAAVDADGRVRAVGDGEAVVTATIGGRKTSATVRVTKTNQPAVRNFRNHVEPILTRTGCNSGACHGALAGKGGFKLSLRGYDPDSDHFALTRQALGRRVDSQQPADSLVLKKATRTVPHGGGTRIAPDSDHYQVLSEWIAAGAPGPDPADATLTRIEVYPKAALLKPKDIARVIVRAFYSDGTIADATRLAKFTSSEEQVAAVDEDGTISVAGHGEAGVAALFGGRVAVVTVTAPYPNSVTAAAFDQVRKVNFIDGLILGKLKLLNLEPSPDCTDAEFIRRASLDACGILPTSEEVAAFLADPTPNKRARLIDKLLDRPEFVDYWAHKWSDLLLVSSRKLPQPAMWAFYRAVRQSVADNQPWDQFAREILTASGSTLAAGGGNYFVLHKDVTELVESTSVTFLGMSIQCARCHNHPLEKWTQDQYWGQANLFSRVGLKNGGRAGDVVVHALASGDALHPRRGTAVPPTPLDGKPLSPDSTADRRRYFADWLTAPDNPYFAKAVVNRVWRNFMGRGLVEAEDDLRDTNPSTNPELFAALADDFVAHKYDVKHLARTILNSAAYQRSSRPLPGNAADDRFYSRYLIRRLSAEVILDAYADITGVPTPFDVLSLGPSGGTAGAAYPSGTRAMQLPDSLLVSRFLDAFGRAGREQTCSCERTADSSVGQALHLNNGQTLNDKLRGPNSVLSKWLAGNAADAEIVDRVFHLGLSRAATADEKKQFLAILSDAGKVSPDARREALEDVFWAVLTGKEFLFNH; from the coding sequence ATGCCACGCTCGACTCTTCCGACGTTCGCCGTCGTCTTTCTTCTCACACTGCCTGTCGCGGCCGCCGACCTTCGTATCGCCCCGGCAGAGGTACCGCTCGTCGGCCCGCGCGCCGCACAACAGCTCGTTGTGTTTGAAGAAGTCGAAGGCCGCGCGACGGCCGACAAGACCCCGGCAGCCAAGTTCACGTCGAGTCACCCGGCGGTCGCCGCGGTTGATGCTGACGGGCGGGTGCGGGCGGTCGGGGACGGTGAAGCGGTCGTGACGGCCACGATCGGGGGGCGAAAGACTTCCGCGACCGTTCGTGTGACCAAGACTAACCAGCCTGCCGTCCGGAACTTCCGCAACCACGTCGAGCCGATCCTGACGCGAACCGGGTGCAACTCGGGCGCGTGTCACGGGGCGTTGGCCGGTAAGGGCGGGTTCAAATTGTCCCTCCGCGGCTACGACCCGGACTCGGACCACTTCGCCCTGACGCGGCAAGCCCTCGGCCGCCGCGTCGACTCTCAGCAGCCGGCCGACAGTCTCGTGCTGAAGAAGGCGACCCGGACCGTGCCCCACGGCGGTGGCACCCGAATCGCCCCCGACTCGGACCATTATCAGGTGCTGTCCGAATGGATCGCGGCGGGGGCACCGGGTCCGGACCCCGCGGACGCCACGTTGACACGAATCGAGGTCTACCCGAAAGCCGCACTACTGAAACCCAAAGACATCGCGCGTGTGATCGTCCGCGCCTTTTATTCCGACGGGACGATTGCCGACGCGACCCGACTGGCCAAATTTACGTCCAGTGAAGAACAGGTCGCGGCAGTTGACGAGGACGGCACGATTTCCGTGGCTGGGCACGGCGAGGCAGGCGTTGCGGCGCTGTTCGGCGGGCGCGTGGCCGTCGTGACCGTCACCGCCCCGTATCCGAATAGCGTTACGGCCGCCGCCTTCGATCAGGTGCGGAAGGTCAATTTCATTGATGGACTGATCCTGGGCAAACTGAAGCTTCTGAATCTGGAGCCGTCCCCAGACTGCACGGACGCGGAATTCATCCGCCGTGCGTCGCTCGACGCCTGCGGCATCCTCCCGACCTCAGAGGAAGTCGCCGCGTTCCTCGCAGACCCGACTCCGAACAAGCGGGCCAGGCTCATTGACAAGCTCCTTGATCGCCCCGAATTCGTCGACTACTGGGCGCATAAGTGGTCGGACTTGTTGCTCGTTTCGAGCCGCAAGTTGCCGCAACCGGCGATGTGGGCGTTTTACCGGGCCGTCCGGCAGAGCGTGGCGGACAACCAGCCGTGGGACCAGTTCGCGCGGGAGATATTAACCGCGTCAGGGAGCACGCTCGCGGCCGGCGGCGGCAATTACTTCGTCTTACACAAGGACGTGACCGAACTGGTGGAATCGACGTCGGTGACGTTCCTCGGCATGTCGATCCAGTGTGCCCGCTGCCACAACCACCCGCTGGAAAAGTGGACGCAGGACCAATACTGGGGTCAGGCCAACCTGTTTTCGCGAGTCGGCTTGAAGAACGGCGGGCGTGCCGGCGATGTCGTCGTTCACGCGCTCGCGTCCGGTGACGCACTCCACCCCCGCCGGGGGACGGCCGTACCCCCGACGCCACTCGACGGCAAGCCGCTTTCGCCCGACAGCACGGCCGACCGCCGCCGGTACTTTGCCGACTGGCTTACCGCACCGGACAATCCCTATTTCGCCAAAGCGGTGGTCAACCGGGTATGGCGGAACTTCATGGGCCGCGGGCTGGTCGAAGCCGAAGACGACCTGCGGGACACTAACCCGTCGACGAACCCGGAACTCTTTGCCGCACTCGCGGACGACTTCGTCGCCCACAAATACGACGTGAAGCACCTCGCCCGGACGATCCTGAACTCCGCGGCCTACCAGCGCTCCTCCCGCCCGCTCCCCGGGAACGCGGCGGACGACCGATTCTACTCGCGCTACCTGATCCGGCGGCTCTCGGCCGAAGTCATCCTCGACGCCTACGCCGACATCACCGGCGTCCCGACGCCGTTCGACGTACTTAGCCTCGGGCCAAGCGGCGGAACCGCGGGCGCAGCTTACCCGTCGGGAACCCGGGCCATGCAACTGCCGGATTCGCTGCTCGTGTCCCGGTTCCTGGATGCGTTCGGTCGGGCCGGCCGCGAGCAGACCTGTTCGTGTGAACGGACCGCCGATTCGAGCGTCGGCCAGGCTCTCCACTTGAACAACGGGCAGACACTCAACGACAAGCTCCGCGGCCCGAACTCCGTCCTCTCGAAGTGGCTCGCGGGGAACGCGGCGGACGCCGAGATCGTCGACCGCGTGTTCCACCTCGGCCTCTCCCGCGCGGCGACGGCCGACGAAAAGAAGCAGTTCCTGGCGATCCTCTCGGACGCGGGTAAGGTAAGTCCGGACGCCCGACGCGAGGCGCTCGAAGACGTATTTTGGGCCGTCTTGACCGGCAAAGAGTTTCTCTTCAACCACTAA